The following proteins come from a genomic window of Tepidiforma thermophila:
- a CDS encoding VOC family protein, whose product MLPIKRLDHISMAAADYRAQAAKLERLLGFKYLHDWEAGPGQDFEGCVSQVRGTGIEFEVIAPATPDSFVQKFLDQNGPGLHHITMEVEDIHAAAAELERLGITPFGGVQDDGSWYVTYIHPRDSGGILWQLFVAHRPAPEVDRNAGGGTVDLQRMDHVSMAVPDLDRQVAWQERVFGMEVISRWEDGHLGYRGAELTIPGSLLKFEIIAPTRPDSFVQKFIESRRPGMHHITCEVASVDRAVEALRAEGIEPWGGIIENDWKRHTFIHPRDSGGVLIQLFEE is encoded by the coding sequence GTGCTGCCGATCAAACGCCTCGACCATATCTCCATGGCCGCCGCCGACTACCGCGCCCAGGCTGCGAAGCTGGAGCGGCTGCTCGGCTTCAAGTACCTCCACGACTGGGAGGCCGGCCCCGGCCAGGATTTCGAAGGGTGCGTCTCCCAGGTGCGGGGCACCGGCATCGAATTCGAGGTCATCGCCCCCGCCACGCCCGACTCCTTCGTCCAGAAGTTCCTCGACCAGAACGGCCCGGGCCTCCACCACATCACGATGGAGGTGGAGGACATCCACGCCGCCGCGGCCGAGCTGGAGCGGCTCGGGATCACCCCCTTCGGCGGGGTCCAGGACGACGGCTCGTGGTACGTGACCTACATCCACCCGCGCGACAGCGGCGGCATCCTCTGGCAGCTGTTCGTCGCCCACCGGCCGGCGCCGGAGGTCGACCGGAACGCCGGCGGCGGCACCGTCGACCTCCAGCGGATGGACCACGTCTCCATGGCCGTGCCCGACCTCGACCGGCAGGTCGCCTGGCAGGAGCGGGTCTTCGGCATGGAGGTGATCTCCCGCTGGGAGGACGGGCACCTGGGCTACCGCGGCGCCGAGCTGACGATCCCGGGCAGCCTGCTCAAGTTCGAAATCATCGCGCCCACCCGGCCCGACAGCTTCGTGCAGAAGTTCATCGAAAGCCGGCGGCCGGGCATGCATCACATCACCTGCGAGGTCGCCTCAGTCGACCGGGCGGTGGAGGCGCTGCGGGCCGAGGGGATCGAGCCCTGGGGCGGCATCATCGAGAACGACTGGAAGCGCCACACCTTCATCCACCCGCGCGATTCGGGCGGGGTGCTCATCCAGCTCTTCGAGGAGTAG
- a CDS encoding ABC transporter permease — translation MAALPFRRPASRAPLALWPPGLAVVAATLVPAWYLLRRSTERGWAPWEEVLREAAWPLLARSLQLALVVAVACVLVALPAAWLTTRTDLPFRRAWSVLMAAPLAIPSYVMGMTVVEFLGPKGMLQGWLEPLGVERLPEIYGLWGAAFTLTAVSFPYVYLVLRGALGTASVAEEEASRSLGVPPWPTFFRIVLPGLAPAIAAGLLLVVLYVLSDFGGVSTLNYNTFTRDIFLEYQSSFDRTRAAVLACVLVGVAAVILAAEMAVRRRAGGRASRRTAPPRPVPLGRWRWPAIGFLALVVLASLALPLGVLGYWLVRGLQVGANFPDIGEAARHSLAMGLAAAVLTVALALPLAILAARYGGAGASLLEQVAYLTHALPGLVVALSLVFFGIRYAQAFYQTTWMLLFAYLVLFVPNALSALRANLLRLPPRLEEAGTSLGRRPLVVLATVTIPLARPGMGAAAALVFLTVLKELPATLLLSPPGFETLPGLTWGRTSDALYAGAALPALVLVGLALIPLVVLAWRGDPATLES, via the coding sequence GTGGCCGCCCTCCCGTTCCGCCGCCCGGCGTCGCGAGCCCCGCTGGCCCTCTGGCCGCCGGGGCTCGCCGTCGTTGCCGCCACGCTGGTGCCGGCCTGGTACCTGCTCCGGCGGAGCACGGAGCGCGGCTGGGCCCCCTGGGAGGAGGTGCTGCGCGAGGCCGCCTGGCCGCTGCTCGCCCGCTCGCTCCAGCTCGCGCTGGTGGTGGCCGTGGCCTGCGTCCTGGTGGCCCTGCCCGCCGCCTGGCTCACCACCCGCACCGACCTCCCCTTCCGCCGGGCCTGGTCGGTGCTGATGGCCGCCCCGCTGGCCATCCCTTCCTACGTCATGGGGATGACGGTCGTCGAATTCCTCGGGCCGAAGGGGATGCTGCAGGGGTGGCTCGAACCGCTCGGGGTGGAGCGGCTGCCCGAGATTTACGGGCTCTGGGGCGCCGCCTTCACCCTCACGGCCGTCAGCTTCCCCTACGTCTACCTCGTCCTCCGGGGCGCGCTCGGCACAGCCAGCGTCGCCGAGGAGGAGGCGTCGCGCTCGCTCGGCGTGCCGCCCTGGCCCACCTTCTTCCGCATCGTCCTGCCCGGGCTTGCTCCGGCGATTGCGGCCGGCCTGCTCCTCGTCGTGCTCTATGTGCTGAGCGACTTCGGCGGCGTCTCCACGCTCAACTACAACACCTTCACGCGCGACATCTTCCTGGAGTACCAGTCCAGCTTCGACCGCACCCGGGCGGCGGTCCTTGCCTGCGTCCTCGTCGGCGTTGCGGCCGTCATCCTCGCGGCAGAGATGGCCGTGCGGCGGCGCGCCGGCGGGCGGGCATCGCGGCGGACGGCGCCGCCCCGGCCGGTGCCGCTCGGGCGGTGGCGCTGGCCCGCCATCGGCTTCCTCGCGCTCGTCGTCCTGGCCTCGCTCGCCCTTCCGCTCGGGGTGCTCGGCTACTGGCTCGTCCGCGGCCTGCAGGTCGGCGCGAACTTCCCCGACATCGGCGAGGCGGCCCGCCACTCGCTGGCGATGGGGCTGGCTGCCGCCGTGCTGACGGTCGCCCTCGCCCTGCCGCTCGCGATCCTCGCGGCGCGCTACGGCGGCGCCGGCGCCTCCCTGCTCGAACAGGTCGCCTACCTCACCCACGCCCTCCCCGGCCTGGTGGTGGCGCTCTCGCTCGTCTTCTTCGGCATCCGCTACGCCCAGGCCTTCTACCAGACGACCTGGATGCTGCTCTTCGCCTACCTGGTGCTGTTCGTGCCGAACGCGCTCTCGGCGCTGCGGGCGAACCTCCTCCGCCTGCCGCCGCGCCTGGAGGAGGCCGGGACCTCGCTCGGGCGGCGGCCGCTGGTCGTGCTCGCCACCGTCACGATCCCGCTCGCCCGCCCGGGGATGGGCGCGGCTGCCGCGCTCGTCTTCCTCACGGTCCTGAAGGAGCTGCCGGCCACGCTGCTCCTTTCGCCGCCGGGGTTCGAGACGCTCCCGGGGCTCACCTGGGGCCGAACCTCCGATGCCCTGTATGCTGGTGCTGCGCTGCCCGCGCTCGTGCTCGTCGGGCTCGCGCTCATCCCCCTCGTGGTCCTGGCCTGGAGAGGCGACCCTGCGACCCTCGAATCCTGA
- a CDS encoding ABC transporter ATP-binding protein, with the protein MLVLRCPRSCSSGSRSSPSWSWPGEATLRPSNPEPAPAAEALALSGVDVCYGRFRAVRGASLALAPGELVALLGRSGSGKTTLLRAIAGFERVAAGEIRLAGQVIESPAHHVPAHRRSVGLVFQEYALFPNLTVAGNIGYGLKREERGRVEELLRMAHLEGLGGRYPHQLSGGQQQRVALLRSLAPRPRVLLLDEPFSNLDAGLRVQVRDEVAAILRAEGMTALLVTHDRADAMAIADRIAVMDAGTIIEVATPRALYFEPAARTAAGYGGDAQFLPGEGHGPFAACALGEVRLARPFRGPCDLLIRPEWLRIREGGAPARVAAARFEGAVTRLDLEVGGIRLAMTAPSSELAAPGETIAVAPAVPPVPFPREG; encoded by the coding sequence ATGCTGGTGCTGCGCTGCCCGCGCTCGTGCTCGTCGGGCTCGCGCTCATCCCCCTCGTGGTCCTGGCCTGGAGAGGCGACCCTGCGACCCTCGAATCCTGAACCCGCGCCCGCTGCCGAGGCCCTCGCGCTTTCCGGCGTCGATGTCTGCTACGGACGGTTCCGCGCCGTCCGCGGGGCCAGCCTCGCCCTCGCGCCGGGCGAGCTCGTCGCCCTCCTCGGGCGGAGCGGCAGCGGCAAGACGACGCTCCTCCGGGCTATCGCCGGCTTCGAACGGGTGGCTGCCGGCGAAATCCGCCTCGCGGGGCAGGTCATCGAAAGCCCCGCGCACCACGTCCCGGCCCACCGGCGCTCCGTCGGCCTCGTCTTCCAGGAGTACGCCCTCTTCCCGAACCTGACCGTCGCGGGGAACATCGGCTACGGCCTGAAGCGCGAGGAGCGCGGCCGGGTCGAGGAGCTCCTCCGCATGGCCCACCTCGAGGGGCTCGGCGGCCGCTACCCGCACCAGCTCTCGGGCGGCCAGCAGCAGCGGGTCGCCCTCCTCCGCTCGCTCGCGCCGCGCCCCCGCGTCCTCCTCCTCGATGAGCCCTTCTCGAACCTCGATGCCGGCCTGCGCGTGCAGGTCCGCGACGAAGTCGCCGCCATCCTCCGCGCCGAGGGGATGACGGCCCTGCTCGTTACCCACGACCGGGCCGATGCGATGGCGATCGCCGACCGGATCGCGGTCATGGACGCCGGCACCATCATCGAGGTGGCGACGCCCCGCGCCCTCTACTTCGAGCCCGCGGCCAGGACGGCCGCCGGCTACGGCGGCGATGCCCAGTTCCTGCCGGGCGAGGGCCACGGCCCGTTCGCCGCGTGCGCCCTCGGCGAGGTCCGGCTGGCGCGGCCGTTCCGCGGCCCCTGCGACCTCCTCATCCGGCCCGAGTGGCTGCGCATCCGCGAAGGGGGCGCCCCGGCGCGCGTCGCCGCCGCGCGTTTCGAGGGGGCGGTGACCCGGCTCGACCTGGAGGTCGGGGGCATCCGGCTGGCGATGACGGCCCCCTCCAGCGAGCTGGCCGCCCCGGGCGAGACGATCGCCGTCGCCCCCGCGGTGCCGCCGGTGCCCTTCCCGCGCGAGGGCTAG
- a CDS encoding iron ABC transporter substrate-binding protein: MKHLRLIFLLALAIVPLVAAACGGDDDDEEPTPAATAPGGAATAAQSPSPTPKPSGAITVYSGRGESLVKPLFEQFTKETGIQVNVKYGDSAQLATLLAEEGSASPADIFFPQDAGALGAIAKAGLFEKLPEATLAKVPEIYRAKDGSWVGVSGRARVIVYNPSAVPASELPSSVKQLTDPKWKGQVGWAPTNGSFQAFVTALRKLEGEAAAEKWLKDMIANDVKVYKDNRAIVSAVAAGEVKLGLVNHYYLWGFIRDQGEGFAARNHYTAPGDPGTLVNVAGVGLLKTSKNRPAAQAFIDYLLSEAGQKYFVEQTYEYPLVTGMKADPRLPALESLKPPAIDLSDLDDLQGTLALLRKVGALQ; the protein is encoded by the coding sequence ATGAAGCACCTGCGTCTGATCTTCCTCCTGGCGCTCGCCATCGTCCCGCTCGTCGCTGCAGCCTGCGGCGGCGACGACGATGACGAGGAGCCGACCCCTGCGGCCACCGCGCCCGGGGGCGCCGCCACGGCCGCCCAGTCGCCGTCGCCCACGCCGAAGCCCTCCGGCGCGATCACCGTCTACTCGGGCCGCGGCGAATCGCTCGTGAAGCCGCTCTTTGAGCAGTTCACGAAGGAAACCGGCATCCAGGTCAACGTGAAGTACGGCGATTCCGCCCAGCTCGCCACCCTCCTCGCGGAAGAGGGCTCGGCCTCGCCGGCCGATATCTTCTTCCCGCAGGACGCCGGGGCGCTCGGCGCGATTGCCAAGGCCGGCCTCTTCGAGAAGCTCCCCGAGGCCACCCTCGCGAAGGTCCCCGAGATCTACCGCGCGAAGGACGGCAGCTGGGTGGGCGTCTCCGGCCGGGCACGCGTCATCGTCTACAACCCCTCCGCCGTGCCGGCCTCCGAGCTGCCGTCCTCGGTAAAGCAGCTCACCGACCCGAAGTGGAAGGGGCAGGTCGGCTGGGCGCCGACAAACGGCTCCTTCCAGGCGTTCGTCACGGCCCTGCGCAAGCTGGAAGGCGAAGCCGCCGCCGAAAAGTGGCTGAAGGACATGATCGCCAACGACGTGAAGGTCTATAAGGACAACAGGGCGATCGTCTCGGCCGTCGCCGCCGGCGAAGTGAAGCTCGGCCTCGTGAACCACTACTACCTCTGGGGCTTCATCAGGGACCAGGGCGAAGGCTTTGCCGCGCGCAACCACTACACTGCCCCCGGCGACCCGGGCACCCTCGTCAACGTGGCCGGCGTCGGCCTGCTGAAGACGTCGAAGAACAGGCCGGCCGCCCAGGCGTTCATCGACTACCTCCTCTCCGAGGCCGGCCAGAAGTACTTCGTGGAGCAGACCTACGAGTATCCGCTGGTGACCGGCATGAAGGCCGACCCGCGCCTGCCCGCGCTCGAGTCGCTCAAGCCGCCGGCGATCGACCTCTCCGACCTCGATGACCTGCAGGGGACGCTGGCCCTCCTCCGCAAGGTCGGCGCCCTGCAGTAG
- a CDS encoding DEAD/DEAH box helicase, producing the protein MNLHQKLESQGWDFVAHIPLPDRPGRFTDPRNLPLRPTTLSWLTKHYSSIYSHQAEAIRHVAKQQNVLLATGTASGKTLVFHVAALEHLQTEPDSRILAVYPLKALAAEQELRWKQVLNHLGIQATVARIDGSVPVATRTKLIATHRIILATPDVIHAWLLSHLADKAIVRFLRHLRLIILDELHTYTGVFGSNCAFLFRRLRHALRELRSPNRFLLASATINDPETTVKHLLGIPCHIIAPEDDGSPRHPTDIYLLKPPGERDALTETSNFLRSLTAEQRDEAFIAFVNSRKQTEQLAAIALRFQEDEADCSDQQMEVQVHDDAFSELYSPKILPYRAGYEDRDRSAIQHALTSGTISGVISTSALELGLDISGLTTAVLFGVPPTATSLWQRIGRVGRNKPGRVYIIYSGSPLDDHVFAEPQRLLERPLESPALYLNNQRIQYIHALCVARPGGEHDQLHQSQSTEEFTTHIEWPDGFIDLCNAERSGNVPKELLPLKHEAGDDPHHAYPLRDVESQYQVEYRMGSELRSLGRLSFSQVMREAYPGAIYYYITSPYRVYQVLPQQRLIRVRKERHYFTQPMALPFGLFPRLDQESILRIGRLGRIYLLETELLARESVVGFRERRGLNTFTVNYPLDEERGYRYSLTNFSRYFSTSGCLLFHPEFLSYKDSLHTVSKILFEAFMICLPFDRQDIGFGSGDIKADFGEIRSGDRFLAIFDRTYGSLRLSGSLFDGENLLNTVSFALEISKQRHYSGGTIEGELVGEDHVKLLSVLQNEVRSHSIEWLSKSKESSKNSDAVRVIVPGSKGINVVNGQEFLVESVFFHPGTGELRYRGKNESSKDHVDILSIGLVSEIPGVSTIGFYDLDLGTIVEASDYFQS; encoded by the coding sequence ATGAACCTCCACCAGAAGCTTGAGTCCCAAGGTTGGGACTTTGTCGCCCACATTCCCCTACCCGACCGGCCAGGCAGGTTCACTGATCCCCGCAACCTTCCATTGCGCCCAACAACCCTCTCGTGGCTGACGAAGCATTATTCATCAATTTACAGCCACCAGGCCGAGGCCATACGCCACGTCGCAAAGCAGCAGAATGTCCTCTTGGCAACAGGAACCGCCTCCGGGAAGACATTGGTCTTTCATGTGGCAGCACTCGAACACCTCCAGACCGAACCGGATTCCCGGATTCTTGCGGTCTATCCCTTGAAGGCGCTCGCCGCCGAGCAAGAGCTCAGGTGGAAACAAGTACTCAACCACCTTGGCATTCAGGCCACAGTCGCACGCATCGACGGGAGCGTTCCGGTTGCAACCCGCACTAAGCTCATTGCAACACATCGCATCATCTTAGCAACGCCCGATGTCATCCACGCCTGGCTTTTATCTCATCTAGCTGACAAGGCCATAGTTAGGTTTCTCCGTCACCTCCGGCTCATTATTCTCGACGAATTACACACATACACGGGCGTGTTCGGCTCTAATTGCGCGTTCTTATTTCGCCGCCTCCGTCATGCTCTCCGGGAGCTGCGCTCTCCAAATCGTTTCCTCCTCGCTTCTGCAACCATCAACGACCCAGAAACAACAGTAAAGCACCTCCTGGGAATACCCTGCCATATCATTGCACCTGAGGACGACGGCTCTCCTCGCCATCCAACCGATATCTATTTATTGAAACCTCCCGGCGAACGGGACGCATTGACGGAAACAAGCAATTTCCTCCGCTCCCTCACTGCTGAACAAAGAGATGAAGCATTTATTGCGTTCGTAAATAGCAGGAAACAGACCGAACAATTGGCGGCTATCGCCCTGCGCTTCCAAGAGGACGAGGCAGATTGCAGCGACCAACAAATGGAAGTCCAAGTTCACGACGACGCTTTTTCCGAATTGTATTCTCCAAAGATTCTGCCATATCGTGCTGGATACGAAGACCGCGACAGGTCCGCAATCCAGCATGCGCTTACTTCGGGAACGATCAGCGGAGTAATTTCAACAAGCGCCCTGGAACTTGGCCTCGACATTTCCGGACTAACAACAGCTGTTCTTTTCGGAGTACCTCCCACCGCCACTTCGCTATGGCAAAGGATTGGGCGCGTCGGGAGGAATAAACCTGGTCGCGTTTACATCATCTATTCTGGTTCACCGTTGGACGATCACGTTTTTGCCGAACCACAGCGCCTACTTGAAAGACCGCTCGAATCGCCTGCATTGTATCTCAATAATCAGAGGATCCAGTACATCCACGCTCTTTGCGTCGCGCGCCCAGGCGGCGAACATGATCAGCTGCACCAGTCACAGTCAACAGAAGAGTTCACCACTCACATCGAGTGGCCAGATGGATTCATAGATCTCTGCAACGCTGAACGTTCGGGAAACGTTCCGAAAGAACTTCTGCCCCTTAAGCACGAGGCAGGGGACGATCCGCATCATGCGTATCCCTTACGTGACGTCGAATCTCAGTATCAAGTCGAATATCGAATGGGATCAGAACTTCGAAGCCTGGGGCGGTTATCTTTTTCTCAGGTAATGCGAGAAGCTTATCCAGGGGCAATCTACTATTACATTACGAGCCCTTATCGAGTATACCAAGTTCTTCCCCAGCAGCGACTGATCCGAGTGCGAAAAGAGCGACACTATTTCACTCAGCCAATGGCTCTCCCATTTGGTCTATTTCCTCGGCTTGACCAGGAGTCTATTTTGCGAATTGGACGACTGGGGCGAATCTACCTCCTAGAGACCGAGCTGCTAGCTCGTGAATCAGTTGTCGGTTTTCGAGAACGTAGAGGGCTCAATACTTTCACTGTTAATTACCCGCTAGACGAAGAGCGGGGGTATCGATATTCTTTGACAAACTTTTCTCGCTATTTTTCGACTTCTGGATGTCTATTGTTTCATCCGGAATTTTTGTCGTACAAAGATTCACTGCACACAGTGAGTAAAATTCTATTTGAAGCGTTTATGATTTGCCTGCCATTTGATAGACAGGACATTGGTTTCGGTTCGGGAGACATCAAAGCCGATTTCGGTGAAATCAGGTCTGGTGATCGATTTCTCGCAATATTTGATCGAACATACGGGAGCTTGCGGCTTTCTGGTTCCTTATTTGACGGAGAGAACCTTTTAAATACTGTCTCGTTCGCCTTAGAAATATCAAAACAACGACATTACTCTGGCGGAACAATTGAAGGTGAGCTTGTTGGTGAAGATCATGTGAAATTGCTTTCGGTCCTCCAGAATGAAGTCCGTTCTCATTCAATCGAATGGTTATCGAAATCAAAGGAATCCTCGAAAAATTCCGATGCGGTTCGTGTCATCGTTCCTGGAAGCAAAGGAATCAACGTAGTAAACGGTCAGGAATTTTTAGTTGAGAGCGTATTTTTCCATCCTGGAACGGGAGAGTTGCGGTATCGCGGAAAGAATGAGTCATCGAAAGATCATGTAGACATACTTAGCATTGGCTTGGTCAGTGAGATCCCTGGGGTGTCAACTATCGGATTTTACGATCTCGATCTTGGCACCATAGTTGAGGCGAGTGATTATTTTCAATCATGA
- the dnaN gene encoding DNA polymerase III subunit beta: MKVQVLQENLQRGLAIVGRAVATRATIPIISNVLLQTEDGKLRLAATDLDISIVAWVGAKVDEPGATTVPARLISDFVANLPAATVSLEAPASGRQLRIECARNDSTINAMDPADFPRVPEIRDGVAVRFDPKALRRAIERVEFAAATDDSRPVLTGVHMKSDGPRLTLAAADGFRLAVADIQLEESPPEAIEVIVPARALRELSRLIGDSTLPVEMRINPQRSQVLFEWDDVQMVSQLIQGTFPNYNQLIPAQFNTRVIVDVDEFKREARIAAIFARDGSGIIRLIMTPGEGGMPGQLSISARADEVGGNEGKLDAVVEGDASKIAFNSRYLQDVLNAMGSGRVALEMTSPSAQGVFRPVDENGTPEPGYVHVVMPMFVQW, from the coding sequence ATGAAAGTCCAGGTCCTCCAGGAAAACCTCCAGCGCGGCCTCGCGATTGTCGGCAGGGCCGTGGCCACCCGGGCCACCATCCCGATCATTTCGAACGTGCTCCTCCAGACCGAGGATGGGAAGCTCCGGCTTGCTGCGACGGACCTCGACATCTCCATCGTCGCCTGGGTGGGGGCGAAGGTGGACGAGCCCGGCGCGACGACCGTCCCGGCCCGCCTGATCAGCGATTTCGTGGCGAACCTGCCCGCCGCCACCGTGTCGCTCGAGGCCCCGGCCAGCGGCCGCCAGCTGCGCATCGAGTGCGCCCGCAACGATTCGACCATCAATGCCATGGACCCGGCCGACTTCCCGCGCGTGCCGGAGATCCGCGACGGGGTGGCCGTGCGGTTCGACCCGAAGGCGCTCCGCCGGGCGATCGAGCGGGTGGAGTTCGCCGCCGCCACTGATGATTCGCGGCCGGTGCTCACCGGTGTTCACATGAAGAGCGACGGCCCGCGGCTGACGCTGGCAGCCGCCGACGGCTTCCGCCTGGCCGTGGCCGATATCCAGCTTGAGGAATCGCCCCCCGAGGCGATCGAGGTGATCGTCCCAGCGCGGGCGCTGCGCGAGCTCTCCCGGCTCATCGGCGATTCGACCCTGCCCGTGGAGATGCGGATCAACCCGCAGCGCTCGCAGGTGCTGTTCGAGTGGGACGACGTCCAGATGGTCTCGCAGCTCATCCAGGGGACGTTCCCGAACTACAACCAGCTCATCCCCGCGCAGTTCAACACGCGCGTCATCGTCGATGTGGACGAGTTCAAGCGGGAGGCCCGGATTGCGGCGATCTTCGCCCGCGACGGGAGCGGGATCATCCGGCTGATCATGACGCCGGGCGAGGGCGGCATGCCGGGCCAGCTGAGCATCAGCGCGCGGGCCGATGAAGTGGGCGGCAACGAAGGCAAGCTCGACGCGGTGGTGGAGGGCGATGCTTCGAAGATCGCCTTCAACAGCCGCTACCTGCAGGACGTGCTGAACGCGATGGGGAGCGGGCGGGTGGCGCTGGAGATGACGAGTCCCTCGGCCCAGGGCGTCTTCCGGCCCGTGGACGAGAACGGCACCCCGGAGCCGGGCTACGTCCACGTGGTGATGCCGATGTTCGTGCAGTGGTGA
- a CDS encoding YbhB/YbcL family Raf kinase inhibitor-like protein translates to MERFRSWLTFGALAAAALLAPACGGREPLDLPEPPGRLAVTSPAFTDGAAIPPGYTCDGPDRSPPLRWEGAPEGTVAFAIVVDDPDAGGFVHWLAWNLPAEVDALDSGASPGGPMPPGTIEAKNDFGRAGYGGPCPPRGKEHRYRFLIYALDAPLAAGPGAPRDDVEREIARHAIAAGELAGRYRRR, encoded by the coding sequence ATGGAACGCTTCCGCTCCTGGCTGACCTTCGGCGCCCTCGCCGCTGCCGCGCTCCTCGCCCCGGCCTGCGGCGGCCGCGAGCCGCTCGACCTGCCGGAGCCGCCCGGCCGCCTGGCGGTGACGAGCCCGGCCTTCACCGACGGCGCAGCCATCCCGCCTGGGTACACGTGCGACGGCCCCGACCGCTCGCCGCCGCTCCGCTGGGAGGGCGCGCCCGAGGGGACAGTTGCCTTCGCCATCGTCGTCGATGACCCCGACGCCGGCGGGTTCGTGCACTGGCTGGCCTGGAACCTGCCCGCGGAGGTGGACGCGCTCGATTCCGGCGCCTCACCGGGCGGGCCGATGCCGCCGGGGACGATCGAGGCGAAGAACGACTTTGGCCGCGCGGGCTACGGCGGGCCGTGTCCCCCGCGGGGGAAGGAGCACCGCTACCGCTTCCTCATCTATGCGCTCGATGCACCGCTCGCGGCAGGCCCGGGCGCCCCGCGGGACGACGTGGAGCGGGAGATCGCCCGGCACGCCATCGCCGCCGGCGAGCTGGCAGGGCGCTACCGGCGGCGGTGA